GCAGTTAATGTAAATATGCTGGTGCTAAGTGGGTGTGTCTTCCCGTTATTTTAGCTGTCACCGGATCAATGTGCAGCGTCTCCAAGTACGGTACCGGATCCTCCCTCGGTGGCGCGGTTGGTCACTCGCTCTTGTTGCATCTCGCCCGGGCGgacgcggcggcggggcgggcggcggccccgaGGCGTCGGTGAAGGGCGCGtcgctgcccgcccgccccgcgtCCCGGCGTTTGTCCGCGGTAAAGGGCTCGGTGGGGACCGGGCtcccgcccccccggcccccccggcggATGGCGGCCCCGGTGCCGGGCTGCGGCCCCTAGCCCCGAGGAGAGCCTGCACGTCCAGCCGGGCTCCGCGGCGCGGTAAGTGGGAGCGAGCGGCggatggaggggatggggggggtgtaGGGGGGGAGAGGGTAACGGGGCGCGTTTTCGGGAGGCGCTCCCCGTTATTTTGTGTAATGACCACGGAAGCGGCTTACCGCCGTGAGCCCTCCCCGCTAAGCCAATTTGCCTGGCTCGCTGCTGCCCTTCTGCTGCTACGTGCTGCGGGTcctgcccgccccggccccctaATCCGCCCGCTCCTAATCGCCTGCCGGAGACACGACAAAGGGGCTCCCGGCcagccgcccccgccgccccgctccgcccgctACCGGGCACCGAGCGGCAAGTTTCGGCCcgtccggcccggcccggggctcggcccacccccacccccggcccccggccccggcgcctCGGGACGCGCCGGTCGCATCCTCCGGCGCGTTTCGTTGGAGCCCGCCCGGGGCTCGCCGCAAccggcggcccggcccggcacggcccggcccggcccggcacGGCTCGGCGAGCCGGCACAAAGGGAAGGGACGCGGCACCTCCCGGGGACCCGGAGCGGGGGGAGCttgcgggggggggtggtgccGCCCCCCATCCCCCCCGGGACGCCCTTGCCCCGGgcggccgctgccgccgggcTGCCGGAGCCGCTCAGCCGCGGGTCCGCTCCCGGCGGCGGATGCAGCGGGGCTCGGTACCGGCGGCCGCGGCGCGGGGGATGCGCTACGGCTCCGCCAGACCTCTCCGGCCGGCCTGCCggcccgcggcggggagggTCCTGCGGCAGCACCCGGGGCGGTGGTGGTTGGTGGGGGGTCTGTGctccgggccggggccggcagcGGCGAGCGGGGACGAGCCGGTCCGCGGAGCGGGGTTCCGGGAGcggagcgggccggggccggcggcggcggcggggccccgggAGCGCTTCTAACCCGCGCCGTTCCCCGATTTTGTTTTGCAGGGGCGTTTTGGGGGGGAATGGAGGCGATCGCCAGTCAGATGGGAAATGGGAGAGATGCAAGCTCCTCCCCAAATTCAAAGCAAGAGCTGCAGCCGTACCAGGGCTCCAATACCCTCAAGCCCAACCAAGTGGGTGAGACCTCTCTGTACGGCGTGCCCATCGTGTCCCTGGTCATCGACGGGCAGGAGCGGCTGTGCCTGGCGCAGATCTCCAACACGCTGCTCAAGAACTACAGCTACAATGAGATCCACAACCGGCGGGTGGCCCTGGGCATCACCTGCGTGCAGTGCACGCCGGTGCAGCTGGAGATCctgcggcgggccggggccATGCCCATCTCCTCCCGCCGCTGCGGCATGATCACCAAGCGGGAGGCGGAGCGGCTCTGCAAGTCCTTCTTGGGCGAGCACAAGCCGCCCAAGCTGCCCGAGAACTTCGCCTTCGACGTGGTGCACGAGTGCGCCTGGGGCTCCCGGGGCAGCTTCATCCCGGCCCGCTACAACAGCTCCCGCGCCAAGTGCATCAAGTGCAGCTACTGCAGCATGTACTTCTCCCCCAACAAGTTCATCTTCCACTCCCACCGCACCCCGGACTCCAAGTACACGCAGCCCGACGCCGCCAACTTCAACTCCTGGCGCCGGCACCTCAAGCTCAGCGACAAGACGGCCACCGAGGAGCTGTCGCACGCCTGGGAGGATGTCAAGGCCATGTTCAACGGCGGCACCCGCAAGCGGACCTTCTCCCTGCAaggggcggccgccggcgggccCGGCGCCGGTTCCCCGGCCGCCAAGGCCGCCCTgcacccgccgccgcccgccggtCCCGAGCTGGCACCGGCGCACAAGAGCCTCCGCTGCAGCGGGCAGGAGCCGGCGGGCGAGCGCGGGGCGCTGGGGCTACCGGCGGCTcacggcggggcggcgggggcgcacggcggggcgggggcggtgcGCAGCTACCCGGTGATCCCGGTGCCCAGCAAGGGCTTCGGGATGCTGCAGAAGCTGCCGCCgcccctcttcccccacccctacGGCTTCCCCGCCGCCGCTTTCGGACTCTGCCCCAAAAAGCAGGAGGACGCGCTGGGAGGCGCGGGAGGCGGCGAGGCGGGCAAGGGGGGAGCGCTGCCCCCCGGCATGTTTTGGGGACCCCCGCACCCCCACCCGCACCAACCGGCCCAGCCTCCCCACCAGCCCGGAGCCGCCAAGGACGCCGGCGTCTACCCCTCCTTCCCCGTCTTCTGGCCGGCCGCCGGCAGCCTGCCCGTGCCACCCTACCCGGCCCAGAGCCAGGCCAAGGCGGCGGCCACGGccgtggtggtggcggcggcggcggcggcggcggcggcggcggccgagccgCCGCCGGGTTTGTCGGGCCGCCACGGCGAGCTGGAGGGCTCGGAGCCGTCGGGCAGCGGGAGGAGCAGCGCTACCCCCCAGGAGGGAACCGGCACGGAGGGCGAGCGCTGCCCCAGCGCGCTGTCGCGGGCGGCGGGCGAGGAGGAGCGCTCCGGGGACGAGGCGCTGCTCCCcccgctgcccctgcccaggAAGGGCAGCTACCTCTCCGCCTTCCGCCCGGTGGTGAAGGACGCCGAGAGCATCGCCAAGCTCTACGGTACCCGGGAGGCGTacggcggcgcggccccccgCGGCCCCGGTTACCTCTCCCCGGACTTTCTCAGCGAGGGCAGCTCCAGCTACCGCTCGCTCTCccccgggggggacacggccgaGGAGCCCGAGGTGGACGTGGAGTCCAACCGCTTCCCGGAGGACGACGAGGAGgatgccgccgccgccgccgccaccgcccctCTCCCCGAGGGacgggagccgccgccgccccggctgCTGGCCGGTACCGAGGAAccgccgcccgccggggccgaCGGGCCCGAGGAGAAGGCGGGCGAACCGGCGGCGCAGGAGGGCGGCCAGCAGCCCGACGGCAGCCCCGAgcggagcagcagcaggggcgGCTACGAGGTGCGGGCGGGAGGGGGGATGTCTGCCCTCGGGGGTcccggcggggccggtcccGGGGTCCCCGCCGCCCTGACTCGCTCTTTTGTAGGTGTACGCGCCGGACAGGGGGGAGCACCTGCAGCCGCTGAAGACCACCGCCTCCCTGGGAGCCCCGGCCGCGTACCTCTGCACCCCCGAGGCGAAGGGTAAATCGGGCccgggggcggagggggcgggAGGCCGGTGCGCATCGAGGGCGCGGCCCCGGGCGTCGCCCCCCGCCGGCTGCTCAGCCCCGGGGGGGCTCCCGGGCGGCCACTTTCGTTTTGGGGGCTTTcggcagaaaaaacaaaaaacgaGTGCAAACGGTTTCGGGATGGGGGACGGGGCCtggtcccccccgcccccttccccgGGCTCGGAGATGCCGCCGTCGGACGCGGCCGGTGTGGCGGGGATGGGCTGGCGGGGCCGCGCCCGGCACGGTGGGGCAAAGCTACTTTCCAATAGCAAAGCGATTAGGATGTCCGCTAAGAAGGTTTTAACGAGGGCTTTGTCCGTAATTATGTAATTAAGGATATATCAGGACCATACTTTCATTGCTTATGGTTGAAAATCGGTTTATTAACTTTAAGAGCAAGATAAAGAAGACAATCACTCCGCGGCAGAGGATTTAGAGACCAGAAAATCCTATCAGGACCAAAGGAATGTCTCGCATCCCAGCCCTGTAAATACCGACAGAGGTAAGCGCCGGTCCGCGCTCCGCCGCGGCCCTTCCGCGGGGCGATGCGCGGTCCGCGGagccccccgcggcggggctgaTGGCACTCTGTGTCCGTCCCCGTGTCCGTCCGTGTCCCCtcgtcgtcgtcgtcccccccgtAGGAGAGGACGGCCTCGGCATGGATGTCGCCGGGACGCAGCTGGTGGAAAAAGACATCGAAAATTTGGCCCGAGGTGAGGCGGGCGCTCgtcccgcggcggggcggggggctgcggggctgggggaggtggggggaggctgGCGGGACCCCCCGGCCTCTCCCCGCGGCTCGAGgtatttgtgttttctgcaggAGTGATTAACTCCTGTGATTAATGTAACGTAATGCGATTAGCGCCGCGCTGAGCCGCCTCCATATGGAAAAGTGCGGGCTCCCCTCAACCCCGCcgtgtatttttaaacagatgagTTACAAAAACTGGTCCTGGAGCAAATGGAGCTGAGgaaaaagctggagagggacttccAGAGCCTGAAAGGTACCGGCgattcccgcccccccccctccccgccttgCCCCAGCCGGGGAGTGGTGCTGACCCCCCCTTGCCCCCGCAGATAACTTCCAGGACCAGATGAAGCGGGAGCTGGCGTATCGGGAGGAGAtggtgcagcagctgcagattGTCCGAGGTAAGGCCTGGCCGAGGCCATCCGGCAactattacttttatttttttatctcctttttgtctcgctctgtttttttttttccttgctttttttttttttttttaatcgatACCTTTCCGTGCACTCCGATTCGTCTTGGGCTTTCGAGCTGCCCCGCAAACGGCTGCGAGGCATCATTACACGGGAGCAAATGAACCTTCCCCTCTCGCAGCAATTTCCACCCGGGCTAAATTAAAAACCGAGGCGTAAAATTACCTGGGAAGCCATGCCCGACTTTGCGCGCATCGCGACCCCCCCGTTCCCCGTCCaaccccccccgtccccgtgCTGCGGACGAGCATGATGCCCTTCGGCCCAGCACATCCCCGACGGGGCGGCCGTTCCCTGGACCCCCCCCTCGCGCCCCGGCGCGTTGTGATGCTTTCCCCCCATCCCAGATACGCTGTGCAACGAGCTGGACCAGGAGAGGAAAGCGCGCTACGCCATCCAGCAGAAGTTGAAAGGTACcggggcaggatgggggggacacacagacGTCTAAGGGGGGCCGACACCCACCCATCCCCGCGTGGGGGGGCCAGGGGTGACGGCTCCGTCGCTTTGCAGAGGCCCACGACGCGCTGCATCACTTCTCCTGCAAAATGCTGACCCCGCGGCACTGCACGGGGAACTGCTCCTTCAAGCCGCCGCTGCTGCCCCAGTGAGCGCCCCCCCACCTCCGGACCCCCCCTTTCCCCCGAAGCCATGCGGGCAGAGCCCACACAAGCCATTTCCACGAGGAGACACTTGTACATAGAGGACTCGGAGCCCGGCTTTCCTCGGACTGGCAATACGGCGGGGAGCGGCCCCGGGCCGGCCGGAGGGGGAGCCGggcccccccccatcctgcgccccgcgcccccccggGGGCCCCCGCTCcgcctctccccctccctccctgtgtgTCCGCTTCTTCGACCCTTGTCCAGACTGGAAACAAAAGTGGCTATGTGCAATGGATATAAATGTACTGTGATTCTCTTGGTACAGTATTtgttggatttttatttatttatgatgtatatttattcccccccccccccccgggccccttCCTCCCTCACCACCCCCTTGTAAATTTCTGGATGTAACAGCACTTTAACGGGCGGTCCGCGACTCCGGAGGCAGAACAACGCTCGCCCGCTCTGGGGAGACACCCCTCTGTACGTGATTTTGGTTCTTTAATAAAAACCGACTTTAAGAAGCCGCCTGGTCCGTGGGGCTGTCCCGGGGGGCGGGGGTCTCCTGTCCCTCCCGCCCCCCGGGCACGCCGCGGGAGGGGCTCGCACGGCCCCCACGGCCCCCCCTGGGCCGACACCGGgcgccgcagccccgggggtTGGGGGCTGCCCGCTCCCCTGCGAagttctcctttctccctcctcctccgctccGCAGCCGGGAGCTCATTAATGCCCATTTATATGCTCGTTTCACACATGAAAGTATTACATTAATGAGCTCTGAGAGCGGGTGTGGAGGTGCTCGCACACCTATTAGCCCTAAATACCTGTTTTCAGCCTAGGATTAACCTACCACGACATCTcgatgggctggggggggggggggggggggatgcaaCTCGCACGGGGGTCCTGGGGCGCTCCGGGGACGGgaggcaccggggggggggggggacacacacacgtCCCACCGTCGATCTTACGGCGCAccgggagctgggggggggggaatatgcACCTTGCACGGCGGTTCTGCAGCACAacggggctgcgggggccgggaccgggggggggggatgcacCTCGCAGCGCTGGGCAGCGGAGCTGCGGGTACCGGCAGCATCCCGGGGACTGGGACCGCCCCGGGGGGATGcactgggggggcgggggggctgcgctTTGCCCAGCCCGGCGCTGCCCGCGGGGTTGCTGCGGTGTGAGCCGTCCTCGGGAGTTCCGCAGCGCGGATGTGTAGTAATTAGTTTCTGGGACTCTCATTAGCCGGAGCAGCGGCCGTTCCGCGGCCTGGGCTGCCACCGCGTGGACACAGCCGgtggtgcagcccccccccccccccggccccgggaggGGGGGCACAGCGATGCACAGTGCTCCGGCCCGGCAtccccccccgctccgccggGCCTGATCCGGCGGCACCCCGCGGGGTCATTTTGCGAAGGGATGGGGCCGGGTCCTCCAGCCACCGGGTCCTCTTGCATGGCCGCATCCTGCCAGCATAGCGGGGTCCCTGTctgcccagcagctcctctcGCCAACCAGCTCCGGGCTGGGGGTCTCTAGAGTGCCTCCCAGCCTAAATCCCCCTGTAAGTCCCCGATCAAACCCTGTGTTTTTTATTAGGCATTATCCCCCTCAGCAGGTCAGCGTGGCTTTTTCCCTTCGGCAGGGCCGGGGCAGTGGGTGCCTGACCCTGGGATCAGCTGTGCTGGAGCAATAGCAGCAGCCCCCATCACCTATGGGTGAGGAAGACCATCCGAGCCAGAGCTGGTGCAGGTGAATGTGATTGCCTGGGCTGAAGGTTACAAAACCTTTGGGGTGGAAGTGCAGCTGACTTTCTCGGGTTCTCCTTGTTTCTCCGAGCATCAGGCAAAACACTTGTGGCCTGTTTGGGGACAGGCACCCTTTTGCACTGTGTGAGCTGCAGGTGTCTGCGATACGTGACCCTGGGCAGGAACGGTGGGGCTGAGGTTGCTGGTGGCATCTTTCATGCAGGTAAGCTTATGGGAAGAGGGATCACCTtgctgggatggggaagggatgTGTAGACCAGGGAGATGATAAAGAGGTGAATAAAAAAGTAGAGTCAAGCTCTGCAAGCTAAGAGGTGGGTTGCCTGGGGGAATGAAATAGTTGGGCCTCTTTGGAGCTTGTAAGGGAGCAGCTGAGCCTCTTTCCTCGCATGTTCCTCTGCACTGCTCCAGCTGGGTCATTGCTGGCACCTCGCGGGCTGGAGGTGGCACAGGGTGACCCTGTGGAGGAACCACAGAGGAACTTGGCCCCGGTACCTGGCCACGTCCGCTGGCACTGTGGGGGGAAGCGTGCCGTGCTACTGGCACTGCCGCACCTCGGAGGGACTCTCGCTCTGGACCCCAGCCCCTGGTCAGGGCCcacagccaggctctgctgtgCGGTGCTTTCCCAGCTCCCACCTTCCTCGTGCCGGGCTGCCGGAGCCGTGCTTTCCCCAGCAGCTTTCTGGCCCACAAGGTTGTCTGGCCTCCCCTGCGCTCACCTGCCTGGGCACACTGTGCATGGGCAGCAATGTGGGTGCAAAAATGAACTATTATgttgtattaatattttcacaCTACTTAAGCTCTCATTAAAATGTACTTTGCTGAATTTAATATGCGACTTCAAATGACACAACATATTAAGTGCTTAATATACTAGAAATTATGAAACTATTATAGTCTAAGTAATATGAAATAATTAGAGTGAATTAAACTTTACCAGCAGAATGAAGGAAAGGCTTcaaattttttgttctgttttttttcagtcttaaaaTAGTTGAATGCAGTAATAGCCCCTGAAAATAAACAACCAGAGTtaggatttttaaataattaaagcaggaaaaagcctGGAGTGTCTGTATTTGAGCCTGTGATGAATTCTGAATTGGGGGAAGCAGAAGGTCTGTTTGCTGTAGCTGATGGAGTTGTTCTTTCAGGCCagtggcagagcagctccaaggaGCTGATCACCAGACCTCCAGCCTTGCCAAAGCTTCTCCCCATATGCCGTTTTCCTCTTGTACGCACGGCTGTTTATTTGGAGGCAGGCGGACGCGATGGCTCCTGGTGACAGAGCGGTGTCTGCTCTGGGTTTCGCTGCCACGCTGCCTCTGAGCCGAAAGTCCcctttgcagagcagctcccttCTTAACAGGGGTGCAAATGCCAGAGACCCCCACGTTAAAATCTCAGCGTCTGGATGGAGCCTGGCCTCTCGTTCTCAGAAGTGCTTCGAGCCATCCCGCTGGAGTTGGGGTTGAATTGGAGGTGCTTTACTCGCAGGAAGGGGATCACCCTGGAGCGCGGGTGGGCTCAGGGGCTGGTAGATGCTCTCCGGTGGAAAGCGCCCGACCCATCAGCTGCCGGGTTTAGGCCGGGTATTTGCACTGAGGTGTGAATGCACGGGATCGCGCGGGACCGCACCGCTACGGCACACGCCGGGTGCCGAGCACGGCGGGGACCCACTCGATCGGTGTCTCACAGGCCCCAAACCACCACCGTTGACCTTGTGCAGAGCGGGGTCAGCTCGGATACGGGCTGTCTCTCCATCGGCAGCGTGGCCGGATTGAGAGGACGCCAGGAGATGGCGTTCCCAGCTCCGCTCTGCGCAGAGCTCCTCGACGGAGTTTGTCTGGTTTTCGAACTGAGGTTCTGTGCAACTTCCATGGAAACGACTAAAATTACCCCTTGAGAAGGCAAGTCTgagcctggggtggggggcacagggagagcGGCCCGGCGGAGAGCTGGGCAGAGCTCAGCCATCGCCACTCTGCGAGATGGACCTGCAGCGGTGAAGCTGTCGAGTCCCTCCTGAAGCAACGGCTTTGGGGACAGGAGAAGAAACGGGCACTTACTGTCCCCATGGACTTTAGGGACATGGGCCTTGCTGCTACCATGTGGGATGGTGGCCATCAGTAAGTAAAAAAGTGCTTGCACGGTATTCCGCTGGAGGACTTGAGGGGAAGGAAACGAGCAACGGGTGGATGTCGGTCCCAtctgtgcagggctggggtgctcAGGTGGCATGGTGCCACGGGTGGGGGGCAGTCCTGAGGGGCTCGTGTGTCCCTTGCAGGTTTGCTGACCCCCCACAAcccaggggagaggaaaaaagcagctttcctgTGAAATCCTGGTGTCAGGAGAGACCCAGGCTGACCAGGAGTTCACAGACCTGATTCTGGGGACTAGACCAGTGGTATTGTTACATGTAACCTAAGCTGCTCTGTCCTGAAGTGAGGACAGGCTCTTCTTTAGTAAATGCATAAGGCTTTCACCAGATTTACGGAGCAGTACCAGAGAAATAGTGCTGTACTTGGGTGAACACTAAGAAGGCTAACACTTGAgttaaaagtgaagaaaatggtCCTTAATTTGCCTCCCTGAGGATTATTTAGGTTCCACCAACTGTATCATCAAAAGACACATTTGCTTGGAAAGTCTAATCATTAAGTACAAAGAACTTGGCAGCAAGCATCTAAaaagtgttaatttttaatatagctCTTTGATTTCAAGGGACTCTCTGCTGTTGGtgacagggaggaaaaataatcGCCTGATCAacctttttgaaaatgtgttgtCTAGTCTTGGGCTAGCATGGCATGCTTTATGGAAGATGTGTTTGTATGACTCATCTGACTTTGAGCGTGCTCTTTCAATGCTGTTTTATCCCTATAGCATGTATTATCTTGGACTGTGGGCCAGTGAGTACTGTGCAGAGACACAGGGAAAACATGTTCCCTTTTCCAACAACCATTCAGGCTCAGGGTGGGTCTGGAAACCAGCAGGTTACatccaggctggaagggaactGTGGCTTTAGTCCAGTCCCTGCTCAAAGCTGGGccatcaggttgctcagggctgtgttcAGCTGAGACTTGAATATCTGAAGGAGCTCCACGATCTCTCTCCACTTCCAGTGCTTGACCTCCCTCAtgataaaaaaccccaaggttTTCTCTATCATCCACTCAGAATTTCTCATGTTTCCTGTTGCCTCTCACTGTGCTCCTCTGAGAATAGCctgtctctgtcttctctgtgccCTCCCATTTGGGATTTGCAGACAGCAGCAAGACCTCCCctttgccttctcctctccaggctggacAAATGCAAATCCCTCCACATCTCCCCATACATTGTGTGCTCTGGCCCCCAAACATCTTGGCCCGTCAGGACCCCCCAGGTCCCTTCCTGCAAAGCTGACCTCCAGTTGGTCACCCCCACCTTGCACTGGCACGTGGGCTTATCCCAACCCAGGGGCAGGACACGGCATTTGCCTTCACAAGGTCCATGTCCATTCTCCAGCCTGCCCCAGTCTTTCTGAATCGCAGTCCTGTCCTCCCCAGCATCGACTgctcctcccagtttggtgtcatctgccaacactctgtcccatcatccaggtgGCTAATAAGGACAATATTGATCCTGAGGGATGGCACTGCTCACCGTCTGCCAGTTGGACTTTGTACCCCAAAAACGACGTTTGAGCCTGGCAGTCTGGCCAATTTTCCTACTAGCCCTCTTATCCAGTTCGTATCTCACCACTTTGGCTATGAGGATGCTATGGAAAGCTGTGCCAAAGGCCTTGCTAAAGTCGAGGCAAATAaacccccttccttccccctcatCCGCAGAGCCAGCCCTTTCATCACAGAGGTCAGCCAGGAACAATTTGTGCCTGGGGACCCTGTGCTGGCTGTTCCCAATTGCCGTCATCTTAGCcttttggaaatgctttccaGCAGGATTTGCTCCGTCACCTTCCCGGGGTGATGCTGGTGAGGCCAACCATTCTGCACCGCTCTGGATCCTCCTCCTTGCCCAGACCACAGCTGGGTGTCATATTTGCTTTTTCCCAGTCATCAGCATCACTGTGACCTTTCGGAGATGATCCAGAGTGGCCCCTCAGTGACGCTGGCCGGTCCCCTgggtgctgcctgcctggcacCACAGACATTTGTTTGCCCAGGTGGCTGAAGCGGACCTGAAATGTGCAGTTGTGACCAAAATGTGCCATGAGCTGTTGGCTGCCTCAGCCTCACTTCAGCAAACTCAAAAAGCTCtttcttaggggaaaaaatcccaGCTATTTCAGGATCTGGCTGCAAGGGGCTGGGGACAAGGTGTGTGTCTAGTCCTTGCCTGGCTGGAGGTTCCTCCCTCCTTCGTCTTAAGTGTGTTGTGtaaatcagtttaatttgtGCAGTGAAGTGCATGTATGGCTGGTGTCCTTTGGGTTTAATTTTGGTATGTTAGGGACAGCTGTGGACAGGACAGCAAGGAGCTGTATGTAAACAGGCTGGAGCATCCACATGCAAGGAGGCACGGGTTTAATTAACTTGTTGGAGGTTTGGGTGCAAACAAGACTTTCTGTGCTGTGCAGATGACAGAAGAGCGTACAGCAGGGTAGCTCTGCCTTGCTTACaaaatcatttattttcatgtaacaAAGTGAACGCTGTGGTTTTGTTGGAAacttaaaacatattttccccCCTTAtgttttttaagctgaaaattctttcctttgatCTCCTTTCTGACTCTTAATGAAGTTGTGGGATCAGACTTCCCGCATCGCGCCTGTTGTTTTCGCTTCGCTTCGCTGCCTGACCGTGGCGGAGCTGGCGAGGGGGGCGAGCTCGCCTCTCCCAAGTATTTCACACCTCCTAACACCAGCCCAGCTTCAAAGCATGCTACAAACACGAAAGGCCCACGCCTGCCTGTGTGAAGGCCAGGCTTCCACTGAAGTCCGTAAGAGCTGAACATGCACATCCAAAGGTATAATTTGACACTAACAAATTAAGTCTCGCTATTTTTCTGTGGAGGAATTGAGCTGCTATTGCCACAATGCAGGCGGATTAActggggagggggcggtgggggggacCAGTGCCTGTGCTGGAGAAGGGATATTTTCCAGTCCATCATGTGCTGGAGGCAGCGATGGGATGATCAGTCCTCAGGAGACTCACCCCGGCAGTCTCACTGCCCAGAGCCACTTCTCTTGTgttgcaattaaaataattggtaGCCTAGGAAGGGAGCAGTGGGCACGATGCATTGCACAGCGCTTGCatgcagagctggaggagcGTTGGTCCTGCTCTGCTGGTTGCCAGCCAAGGTGCCCTACGGGGGGTCTTGAGGTCCCCGAGGCCCCCTtgcccccatccctgctgtATCTTGGTGGTGGGTTCTTCATGCCAAACCTGTCCCGAATTGCCACCAGTGAGCTCTGAACGGCTGCGCCAGCCAGGAGGATgcaggcaggcagtgctgcagtAGCTCTTACACCAAAGGCAAAGCCCTTTTGGGAGAGGATGGGAGCACCTTTTTGGGAAGCCTTTGCTGCTCCTGCTTGTGCTACCCCAGCTCTGGAAGAAAGAGCAGCCTTCAGCTGCTAGGGCCGTTAATGTCACCTTTCACAAGTACTACGCTTGCAAAGGAACCTGCCAAGTATAGCACATTTTAATTTGCTCTTTTCCCATGCATTCCTGGATTTATGGCTTAGTTCAGTCTGGTTACTGCTTGCTGTATAGATGTAAAGCTCCCTCCAGAGGGTCACTCCACGCCATAAGCTTTGTGGCTTCCCTCGAGGAAACTGATGTGCTATTCCCTGAAAAGCATCCACCTAAAGAGGGGTTTTATATTTGATTTTGCAGAAATTTGAGCTTTGAAAGCTGGCAAGGAGATTTGGCTATCCGGTGATTACATCTAACAGGCTTCTGTCTGAACACAGATAAGTTACTCTCTATTCTCTGCATACCTTTAAATGCTTAGTTGTTTTTAGGTAGTATGGATTTGGGAACATATTAATtgtgtaaaaatgaagaaaaaacaaaaagagaaagagaaaaaagaccaACTTAGAGAAAACGCATTCTCAGTGATGCCTGTACCAGGTTGAGAAGTACATTTGCAGTTGCTTGCCATCTGTAGCAACTTGTCCAAAGCAAACATTACCAGTCCATCCAGGTTTGGCTGCATAATTGCCATAAACCATTGCAAGGGCATCCAGAACAGCACAGCCCTGGAACAACTTCTAGGATTAGGTCCTACTCCCTTGAAAAATAAACCTTG
This region of Buteo buteo chromosome 13, bButBut1.hap1.1, whole genome shotgun sequence genomic DNA includes:
- the SKOR1 gene encoding LOW QUALITY PROTEIN: SKI family transcriptional corepressor 1 (The sequence of the model RefSeq protein was modified relative to this genomic sequence to represent the inferred CDS: inserted 1 base in 1 codon), with the protein product MQRGSVPAAAARGMRYGSARPLRPACRPAAGRVLRQHPGRWWXGGGSVLRAGAGSGERGRAGPRSGVPGAERAGAGGGGGAPGALLTRAVPRFCFAGAFWGGMEAIASQMGNGRDASSSPNSKQELQPYQGSNTLKPNQVGETSLYGVPIVSLVIDGQERLCLAQISNTLLKNYSYNEIHNRRVALGITCVQCTPVQLEILRRAGAMPISSRRCGMITKREAERLCKSFLGEHKPPKLPENFAFDVVHECAWGSRGSFIPARYNSSRAKCIKCSYCSMYFSPNKFIFHSHRTPDSKYTQPDAANFNSWRRHLKLSDKTATEELSHAWEDVKAMFNGGTRKRTFSLQGAAAGGPGAGSPAAKAALHPPPPAGPELAPAHKSLRCSGQEPAGERGALGLPAAHGGAAGAHGGAGAVRSYPVIPVPSKGFGMLQKLPPPLFPHPYGFPAAAFGLCPKKQEDALGGAGGGEAGKGGALPPGMFWGPPHPHPHQPAQPPHQPGAAKDAGVYPSFPVFWPAAGSLPVPPYPAQSQAKAAATAVVVAAAAAAAAAAAEPPPGLSGRHGELEGSEPSGSGRSSATPQEGTGTEGERCPSALSRAAGEEERSGDEALLPPLPLPRKGSYLSAFRPVVKDAESIAKLYGTREAYGGAAPRGPGYLSPDFLSEGSSSYRSLSPGGDTAEEPEVDVESNRFPEDDEEDAAAAAATAPLPEGREPPPPRLLAGTEEPPPAGADGPEEKAGEPAAQEGGQQPDGSPERSSSRGGYEVYAPDRGEHLQPLKTTASLGAPAAYLCTPEAKEQDKEDNHSAAEDLETRKSYQDQRNVSHPSPVNTDRGEDGLGMDVAGTQLVEKDIENLARDELQKLVLEQMELRKKLERDFQSLKDNFQDQMKRELAYREEMVQQLQIVRDTLCNELDQERKARYAIQQKLKEAHDALHHFSCKMLTPRHCTGNCSFKPPLLPQ